One Armatimonadota bacterium genomic window, GCGATTGAAAAACGGGTTCTGCTCAACAAGCCATTTTGCAAAAAACGATCCCGCCAACGCGACCGCCAAACTGGCGAACGCCCACTGATACCGTCGGATGGGGAACTGCTTCATGAGATGCCACGACTCCGATATGCCGGGATGCACGCAACCACCACGATTCTAACACCGGTGGCGCACTTTTGGCCCCGAGTGGCGTCTAGCCTGGCGCCAAGGGGGTTTGTCAAACCTTGGGGGATGCTACATCCCGCCAGACCCCAGCGTTCGGCCATGCCGTCTTGATGTACGCTGATAGCCTCCCGATGCGGTTGGAGTGTTAGGAACCATCGGGATCTTGTCTTCAAAAGTCTTTGTTTCACCGGCAGGTATCCGGATATCGGGATTTCCCGCAACGACCGCGTACCCTTCAACGACGGCAACCACGGTGACAGTTTTGAGCGTGTTTAGGTTGTTCGAGACGGTCACCGTGAAGTCCGTACCCCCGGATCCGATCGTCCTTGATCGTGTTTTGACGATGCGACGGAAAATGTTGGGATCGAGGCCCCGTGTGGGGGTGTGGACGTATCGGAAAGACCCCGAAAGAACCTGGAGTTCAGCGTCGTCTGAAGGCCCCAAATACACCATTTGGGTTCGGGGGCCGATTGTGATGTCCGCGCCATAGAACTCCGTGAATGTTGCCGAAATGATCCCGGATCTGATGACATCCCCTGGGTTCAGGTCGATAGTCGCCCCCCATGGTGTGTCGTTGGGTGCGCGGTTGTTCCCATTGGCATCGGTCACCGTGACTTGGTTGGGAACCGAAATGGTTATCGAAAAGGGCGCGGTTGCCAATGCCGCCGCCGCTATGGCAAGAGTCAACATGCCGACAATTTAGCACCCAATCTGTTCAGCAGTCAATCATCGGGCAGACCAACAAAAACCGCCCCCGCAGGTTCTCTGCGGGGGCGGTGTGGGGCCAGCGGCCGGTTGTTACTTGATGACGACGGCGACGTTATCCGTGGAATAGGAGAACGCGACCGGGAATGCGCCCCGGCGCTTCAGCGGCGCATATGCCATGAACCGGAGCTTGACGTGTTGGTCGGCATCGACATAATCCCGAAGCGACCGCTTGGCCACGTCAAAGGTGATGTCGTTGTCGGTTGTTCCGAGTTTGGTGCTGCTGAGCAGATCCCATGCGCCGGTGCGGTTGTTGTAGGCAGTGACATATTGGACAGCGCTATTGTCGCTGGCCATCGATTCCACCGTGACCTTCATGGACGCGACGTCGGTCGATGCCTTGGGCGAGCTAACTGTGACCTGGAAGGCCGCATACTGACCGCGTCCGGGAACCGACTCAGTGTTTATGACCACTTTGGCGTCGTCAGAGTCGAGGAGCTCGGGGAGCCCGCCGCCTTGGAGGGTTCCCATGACCAGAGTGAAGTCCAACAACCCAGTAGGCGCCGGCGGTCCGGTCAAGGCGTTTGCCAAGTTAACCCGCGCACCATTCGCAATGAAGTTCGTGAGGGCGGGGACTTGGTCGCACGTGCTGATCAGGGTGTCCAGCGCTTCACGGGCGGTCAAGGCAGGGAATGCACCCCGGATGACACCCACGATGCCGGCGGCAAGCGGGGTCGCCATGGAAGTGCCCGAAATGGTGGCGTAGGTGTTGTTCGGGAATGTCGAAAGGATGTTGCTACCCGGCGACCCGACTTCGATCAGGGTGCCCCAGTTGGAGAAGCCCGATTTGGTGTCGTTGTGATCTGTTGATGCGACAAAAATCACGTTGTCGGCCAAAGCCCGGATTTGCTGCCGGGGCGGGTTTTGTTGGCCGTTGTTTCCGGCCGAGTTGCAATAGACCACATCGGCGGCCCCTGCGCGCTGGATGGCTTGCAGCAGCGTTTGGTTCCAGCCGTCAATGTTGTAGCTGACGGTGATGACTTGAGCGCCGTTTTGCCAAGCGTAGTCGATGGCGCTGGCAAGGTCGGAGATCCACGAGGCTTGGCCTTTGTAGTGGCGCATGCACATCAGCTTGACGTTGGGGGCCACACCCGAAACGCCTTTGCCGTTGTTCTGTTCGGCGGCGACGATCCCGGCGACGTGGGTTCCGTGGCTATCACCGTTGTTCGGCCGCGGGTTGTTGTCGTTGTCGGCGGTGTCCCACCCAAAAATGTCGTCGATGAACCCGTTGTTGTCATCGTCGATGCCGTTGCCCGGTGTCTCGTTCGGGTTGACCCAAACGCGGTTGCGCAGGTCTTCGTGGTCGATGTCGACCCCGTCATCGCACACGGCGACGACGACTTCTTGGACGCCGGCCATGTTGTCCCAACCTTCGACGGCGTCGACGTCGGCATCAGGGGAGCCGCCCGTTTGGCCGGTGTTGTTGTGGTGCCATTGCTGGGCGAACTGCGGGTCGTTGGGAACGAAGTCGGGCGTGATTTGGACGTCCAATTCAGCGTACTGGACAGCCGGGTTCGTCTGAAGGCTCCTCACAAAGTCAGCCGGTTGGATTCCCACGGCCATATGGTGGGAACTCAGATCCAGCCGCATGAAATACCGGTTGCCGTGATCGACGTTGATCAACAAGCCGTACTTTTTGATCAAGTCGTTCCGGAGCGAATCAGGCGTGCCGGGTTTGAAGGCCACCAAGAGGTGGTCGCTTGCAGTGACAGTCCCCGGCGGCAGGTTTTGCCCTTGAGGGGATCCCCCAAGCGCGGTTTGGGCGAATGATAGCGAAGCCAAGGTCAAAAGGCCGGCGGCGGCCAGCGCTTTGCCCCAGACGGTGCGGATGGTCAGGTGTCGCATAGCGTCTCTCGTCGGTCAATGACGGTTCCTTTAGGATGACACAAGTCGACCTGCTAAAGTTCGAATCTTTTGATCCCGGGTTAGAGTCTGAGGGCGTGCCCCTGGCCGCGCCACCCGAATCCAGTAATTATCCGGGGCCTAACTGCCGCAAAATCTCAGCCAAGTGGCGCGGGTGCGTCATGTGGGCCATGGCGTCGTCGCCCGCATAGCTCCACACATGCCACCCCGCTTTGTCGAAAACCCGCAGCAGAGGGTATCGCGGATCGGCAGCGGCATCGTAGCCTGGTTGGGCGGGCTCCATCTGCATCCCATAGCTGGCCACGAGGGCGGAGACGACCTCCCATGAACCGGCATAAGTCTCGGGAGTGATTTGCGATGTGGTCATCACCACCGTCGATGTTCCGGCCAAGGCCCGGTCGGTCAATGATTTCCAGGCTCGGACATGTTCGGCCAGCACCCGCCGGCTCCCAGGCTCCCCGGGATCGAGGCTTCCATAGATCGAATCGCTCTGCACGACCTTGCCGATCATGCTGAGGATCGCGGGGTCGTGGATTAACTCCCGCACTGCCCCATAGCCGGCAGAAAACGACGTAATGTTGACCCGGTCGATCCCTGCCCCCAGAATGTGGCCTGCATCGGATAGGAAAGGTTGCAAAGAACCGTTGGCCACGAACGGCTTGGCATAGGTGGAAGACCCCTGGCCCAGATTGAAGACTAGGATCGGGACTTTGAATCCGGCCCGTTGGTATTCGGAGACGACGAACCAAGCCGCGGTGTGGAAGTGGATCCAGATATGGGTCGACAGTCCAGGGCGGTAGCCATCCGGCACAAACAGTTCGGCTTTGGTGTCCCCGACCACGACACCGGTCATAGTGCCCCCGGTCACCGGAACTTCGGGGCCGATTTCGCGGATGGACATGGCGGGCGGGGTGATTTCGGTTTTCATTGCCAAAAGGGCCAGCAGGGTGGAGGCGATAGGCATGGGGGTCACGGGTCGTTGTTTGGGAAGGGATGCCCGCTCAATGTCGAAGAAGGCACGTAACGCAGAAGTTCCGGGTCGCGCAAGGCATTTTGAAGAAACTCCGCGATGGCGTCCACTTCCTGGACTGAGAGCCCAAGCGGGTGGAACAGAGGGTCGGGGCCGCCAGGGGGGAGCAAAGGGCTTTGCGGGATACCCAGATTTTTGTATTGGATCAATTCCGCTAATTTGGTGAACGATGCCCCGTGCCCATAATAAGAGGTGTCGGCCAAATTGTACAACTGAGGCGTTTTGAATTGGTACAAAGCAGTGACGTTTTTCGTGAATCCGCCACGGCCAAGATTCTCCGGGGCGGCCGGGCCAGCATTGTTGGCGATCCCGATCTTGTCGAGCCCATTGAGGCCGATCGCGTGGAACTTGCCATCCGTCAATGCGGGGCCCGAGTGACACTTCCAACATTCGGCTTTGCCAAAGAAGAGTCCGGCACCCCGCTTTTGGACTTCCGTCATGGCGGAAAAGTCGCCTCTGAGCCACCGTTGCCATGGCGAGCGGGTGGCCAGCAAGGTTCGCTCGTAAGCTGCGAGGGCGAGCCCCACCGTGAGGTCGGAATACCGGTCGATGGGCGGCACCGTCGGGAACGCCGCATCGAACAAAGCCGTGTACCCGAGCGAATCGGAAAGGGGCTTGCCGAACCCCATCCGGTGGATGCGGAGGGCGGCTATGGCTTGGGTTTCTACCCCCTGGTAGCCCAAGTTGTTTAACTCCGTCGGCGTCCCGGGCATCCACTGGCCTTGAGTCCCTGCATTGAGGCC contains:
- a CDS encoding FecR domain-containing protein, whose product is MLTLAIAAAALATAPFSITISVPNQVTVTDANGNNRAPNDTPWGATIDLNPGDVIRSGIISATFTEFYGADITIGPRTQMVYLGPSDDAELQVLSGSFRYVHTPTRGLDPNIFRRIVKTRSRTIGSGGTDFTVTVSNNLNTLKTVTVVAVVEGYAVVAGNPDIRIPAGETKTFEDKIPMVPNTPTASGGYQRTSRRHGRTLGSGGM
- a CDS encoding S8 family serine peptidase — protein: MRHLTIRTVWGKALAAAGLLTLASLSFAQTALGGSPQGQNLPPGTVTASDHLLVAFKPGTPDSLRNDLIKKYGLLINVDHGNRYFMRLDLSSHHMAVGIQPADFVRSLQTNPAVQYAELDVQITPDFVPNDPQFAQQWHHNNTGQTGGSPDADVDAVEGWDNMAGVQEVVVAVCDDGVDIDHEDLRNRVWVNPNETPGNGIDDDNNGFIDDIFGWDTADNDNNPRPNNGDSHGTHVAGIVAAEQNNGKGVSGVAPNVKLMCMRHYKGQASWISDLASAIDYAWQNGAQVITVSYNIDGWNQTLLQAIQRAGAADVVYCNSAGNNGQQNPPRQQIRALADNVIFVASTDHNDTKSGFSNWGTLIEVGSPGSNILSTFPNNTYATISGTSMATPLAAGIVGVIRGAFPALTAREALDTLISTCDQVPALTNFIANGARVNLANALTGPPAPTGLLDFTLVMGTLQGGGLPELLDSDDAKVVINTESVPGRGQYAAFQVTVSSPKASTDVASMKVTVESMASDNSAVQYVTAYNNRTGAWDLLSSTKLGTTDNDITFDVAKRSLRDYVDADQHVKLRFMAYAPLKRRGAFPVAFSYSTDNVAVVIK
- a CDS encoding cytochrome-c peroxidase, with the protein product MGKTAPVWFLAASLVLLAAGCGGGGGGSSSPSSADQALLDQIALNIPGGVAGLTMPDPSDLPAIPQDPNNPLTAEKVALGRLLYHETALLTNPIKPQGLGSASCASCHNAQGGFSAGRFQGLGEGGRGFGFSGEARHEDPAYAPTEVDSQPVKSPSTLNSAYQPNLHWNGELGSGGLNAGTQGQWMPGTPTELNNLGYQGVETQAIAALRIHRMGFGKPLSDSLGYTALFDAAFPTVPPIDRYSDLTVGLALAAYERTLLATRSPWQRWLRGDFSAMTEVQKRGAGLFFGKAECWKCHSGPALTDGKFHAIGLNGLDKIGIANNAGPAAPENLGRGGFTKNVTALYQFKTPQLYNLADTSYYGHGASFTKLAELIQYKNLGIPQSPLLPPGGPDPLFHPLGLSVQEVDAIAEFLQNALRDPELLRYVPSSTLSGHPFPNNDP